The sequence CAGAATAAAATCCTGTCAAGGTTTATGAGCAAAGCATGAAAATCGTGATCATCGGCGGCAGCGGCCGCATCGGAAATAGACTCGTGAACAAGCTTGGTCAGCATGGCCATGAGGTCGTGGCAGCGTCACGCTCCTCGGGCGTCAACACCATCACCGGCGAG is a genomic window of candidate division KSB1 bacterium containing:
- a CDS encoding NAD-dependent epimerase/dehydratase family protein; translated protein: MKIVIIGGSGRIGNRLVNKLGQHGHEVVAASRSSGVNTITGE